The Pirellulimonas nuda genome includes a region encoding these proteins:
- a CDS encoding outer membrane beta-barrel protein — MRPSPVAWLAALAAAPLSLAPAAMAAGELNQPGMIATTDFEYGDYYGAADGSPSDAIPPAPLPSATIQASSPAPNAFAAVGATPCCDLCETDCADACGGDVCCGSSCGGGGFSFCPFHCNLGEPFAVSSLVLNECSPWFFGGWTQAGIHTENTRFSVEDNDALAFNDHPGRINLHQQWLYFGKNADGSDGLDWGFRADIMYGTDAVKTQAFGGNPGTWDYQNGWDRGGGYGGALPQLYGELACGDWSVKMGHFFTLVGYEVVAAPDNFFYSHAFTMFNSEPFTHTGALATYSGFENVEFYGGWVAGWDTGFTQNQGGSMWLGGASVGVTDNVNLTYINYIGNFGAKSAGETGYGHSVVANCTISDRLNYVFQSDYVDAGDVTGFDSIGVNQYLFYSFNDCLAAGARMEWYKLDGTSYQGLTYGLNYKCHSNIIVRPELRHNWTNENDADLADFNQTVFGVDAIFTY; from the coding sequence ATGAGACCCTCCCCCGTGGCATGGCTTGCCGCACTGGCGGCCGCCCCACTCTCGCTCGCACCGGCCGCGATGGCCGCTGGCGAGCTGAACCAGCCTGGCATGATCGCCACGACCGATTTTGAGTACGGCGACTACTACGGCGCCGCCGATGGCTCGCCCAGCGACGCCATCCCGCCGGCGCCGCTCCCCTCAGCCACGATCCAGGCGTCGTCGCCTGCGCCCAACGCGTTCGCCGCTGTCGGCGCCACGCCCTGCTGCGACCTGTGCGAGACCGACTGCGCGGACGCCTGCGGTGGCGACGTTTGCTGCGGCAGCTCTTGCGGCGGCGGTGGCTTCAGCTTCTGCCCGTTTCATTGCAACCTGGGCGAGCCCTTCGCGGTTAGCTCGTTGGTGCTGAACGAATGCTCGCCGTGGTTCTTCGGCGGCTGGACCCAGGCCGGCATCCACACGGAGAACACCCGCTTCTCGGTGGAAGACAACGACGCCCTGGCGTTCAACGACCACCCGGGCCGGATCAACCTGCATCAGCAGTGGTTGTACTTCGGTAAGAACGCGGACGGTTCGGACGGCCTCGACTGGGGCTTCCGCGCCGACATCATGTACGGCACCGACGCGGTGAAGACGCAGGCGTTCGGCGGCAACCCCGGCACGTGGGACTACCAGAACGGCTGGGACCGCGGCGGCGGCTACGGCGGCGCCCTGCCGCAGCTTTACGGCGAGCTGGCGTGTGGCGACTGGTCCGTCAAGATGGGCCACTTCTTCACGCTGGTTGGGTACGAAGTGGTTGCCGCCCCGGACAACTTCTTCTACAGCCACGCGTTCACGATGTTCAACAGCGAGCCGTTCACCCACACCGGCGCCCTGGCCACGTACTCGGGCTTCGAGAACGTTGAGTTCTACGGCGGCTGGGTCGCGGGCTGGGACACCGGGTTCACGCAGAACCAAGGCGGGTCGATGTGGTTGGGGGGCGCCAGCGTTGGCGTGACCGACAACGTCAACCTGACGTACATCAACTACATCGGGAACTTCGGCGCCAAGAGCGCCGGCGAGACCGGCTACGGGCACAGCGTCGTGGCCAACTGCACGATCTCCGACCGGTTGAACTACGTCTTTCAGAGCGATTACGTCGACGCTGGCGACGTGACCGGCTTTGATTCGATCGGCGTCAACCAGTACCTGTTCTACTCCTTCAACGACTGCCTCGCGGCGGGCGCCCGGATGGAGTGGTACAAGCTGGACGGCACCTCGTACCAGGGCCTCACCTACGGCCTGAACTACAAGTGCCACTCCAACATCATCGTCCGTCCTGAGTTGCGTCACAACTGGACGAACGAGAACGACGCCGACCTGGCCGACTTCAACCAGACCGTGTTCGGTGTCGACGCGATCTTCACCTACTAG
- the rho gene encoding transcription termination factor Rho: MADTADRDSRAERSRAPLQRRRPPGAGDSSQYIDQELLRRLDREEPLSLAEELDKAAERIRRSGAQIVKSNDLDDNIHIADLQKRPMADLMAIAEQEGVEDCSGLKKQDLIFKILKVRVKLNGMMYGEGTLEVLPDGFGFLRSPDYHYLSCPDDIYVSPSQIRRFNLRNGSTVAGTIRPPKENERYFALLRVENINGEDPNHVTKRVSFDDLTPIHPDDRIRLETTTDEIAMRVVDMIVPIGFGQRGLIVSPPRAGKTILMQKMAKSVLANYPDAYVMMLLIDERPEEVTDMEREIKGKNCEVISSTFDEAASRHVQVSEMVIEKAKRMVEAGRDVIIFLDSITRLARAWNSECPSSGKVLSGGIDANAMQRPKRFFGSARKVEEGGSLTIIATALVDTGSRMDEVIFEEFKGTGNQEIVLDRALVDKRIWPAIDINRSGTRREEMLLDPEEHRRVCLLRRVLNEMNPPDAMDLLVNRLIKTKTNAEFLMSVKD; encoded by the coding sequence ATGGCCGATACCGCAGACCGGGACTCCCGGGCCGAACGCTCGCGCGCGCCGCTACAACGCCGCCGTCCCCCCGGCGCCGGCGACTCCAGCCAGTACATCGATCAGGAGCTGTTGCGCCGGCTCGACCGCGAAGAGCCCCTCTCGCTGGCCGAAGAGCTCGACAAAGCCGCCGAGCGCATCCGTCGCTCCGGCGCCCAGATCGTCAAGAGCAACGACCTCGACGACAACATCCACATCGCCGACCTACAGAAGCGGCCGATGGCCGACCTGATGGCGATCGCCGAGCAGGAAGGGGTCGAGGACTGCTCCGGCCTGAAGAAGCAGGACCTGATCTTCAAGATCCTCAAGGTCCGCGTGAAGCTCAACGGCATGATGTACGGCGAGGGGACCCTCGAAGTGCTGCCGGACGGCTTTGGCTTCCTCCGCAGCCCAGACTACCACTACCTATCTTGCCCGGACGACATCTACGTCTCCCCGAGCCAGATCCGCCGGTTCAACCTCCGCAACGGCAGCACCGTGGCGGGCACCATCCGTCCGCCGAAGGAAAACGAACGCTACTTCGCGCTGCTGCGGGTCGAGAACATCAACGGCGAAGACCCCAACCATGTGACCAAGCGGGTCTCCTTCGACGACCTCACCCCCATCCACCCGGACGACCGGATCCGCCTGGAGACGACCACCGACGAGATCGCGATGCGGGTGGTCGACATGATCGTGCCGATCGGCTTCGGCCAACGCGGCTTGATCGTCAGCCCTCCGCGGGCCGGCAAGACCATCCTGATGCAGAAGATGGCCAAGAGCGTGCTGGCCAACTACCCCGACGCCTACGTGATGATGCTGCTGATCGACGAGCGGCCCGAAGAAGTCACGGACATGGAGCGGGAGATCAAGGGCAAGAACTGCGAGGTGATCTCCAGCACCTTCGACGAGGCGGCCTCGCGGCACGTGCAGGTCTCGGAGATGGTGATCGAGAAGGCCAAGCGGATGGTCGAGGCGGGGCGCGACGTCATCATCTTCCTCGACTCGATCACCCGGCTGGCCCGGGCCTGGAACAGCGAGTGCCCCTCCAGCGGGAAGGTGCTCTCGGGCGGCATCGACGCGAACGCGATGCAGCGCCCCAAGCGTTTCTTCGGCTCCGCCCGCAAGGTAGAAGAAGGGGGATCGCTGACGATTATCGCGACCGCCCTGGTAGACACCGGCAGCCGGATGGACGAGGTGATCTTTGAGGAGTTCAAGGGCACCGGCAACCAGGAGATCGTGCTCGACCGGGCGCTGGTCGACAAGCGGATCTGGCCCGCGATCGACATCAACCGCTCCGGCACTAGGCGGGAAGAGATGCTGCTCGACCCGGAGGAGCACCGCCGCGTCTGCCTGTTGCGGCGGGTGCTGAACGAGATGAACCCCCCCGACGCGATGGACCTGCTGGTGAACCGGCTCATCAAGACCAAGACCAACGCTGAGTTCCTGATGAGCGTCAAAGACTAA
- the nusB gene encoding transcription antitermination factor NusB, whose amino-acid sequence MSQRSRAREVALQILFEDDVNPRQTATELTQFVHGRIPTEPMREFALKLILGVRSKQAEIDDQLQKIAENWSIKRMAPTDRNVLRVGAYELLYTETPYRVAINEAVELSKRFGSANSPQFVNGILDKLPRKAIGG is encoded by the coding sequence ATGTCTCAGCGTTCCCGCGCCCGCGAGGTCGCGCTGCAAATCCTGTTCGAGGACGACGTCAACCCGCGTCAGACCGCAACGGAGCTCACGCAGTTCGTCCACGGCAGGATCCCCACCGAACCGATGCGTGAGTTTGCCCTCAAGCTGATCCTGGGGGTCCGCAGCAAGCAGGCCGAGATCGACGACCAGTTGCAGAAGATCGCCGAGAACTGGTCGATCAAGCGGATGGCGCCCACCGATCGCAACGTCCTCCGCGTCGGCGCTTACGAGCTGCTGTACACCGAGACCCCGTACCGGGTGGCGATCAACGAAGCGGTCGAGCTCTCCAAACGGTTCGGGTCCGCCAATTCGCCCCAGTTCGTCAACGGTATCCTCGACAAGCTGCCGAGGAAGGCAATAGGGGGTTAG
- the ftsY gene encoding signal recognition particle-docking protein FtsY produces MGFFDRLKQGLKKTGRVLNTDIRDLFKSEGRLIDEAFLEEIRAILFKTDMGFVSVQALVDEIATTMRGRVVQMEDIVATLKNKLRELLAQSESPIEYAASGPTAVMVCGVNGAGKTTSIAKLAHMFKSQGKSVVLGAGDTFRAAAVEQLTIWSNRLGVAIVTGEPKAHPASVAYRAVEKAIADKTDVCIVDTAGRLQTQVNLMTELTKIRDAIAKQIPEAPHEVLLVLDATTGQNGISQAAKFAEAAGCTGIVLAKLDGTAKGGVVVAIRQQLNLPVKFIGVGEQHEDFAAFDSNQFVDALFADALGV; encoded by the coding sequence ATGGGCTTTTTCGATCGACTGAAGCAGGGCCTGAAGAAGACGGGCCGGGTCCTCAACACGGACATCCGCGACCTTTTCAAGAGCGAAGGGCGGCTGATCGACGAGGCGTTCCTCGAGGAGATCCGCGCCATCTTGTTCAAGACCGACATGGGGTTTGTGTCGGTTCAGGCCCTGGTGGACGAGATCGCCACGACGATGCGCGGGCGTGTGGTGCAGATGGAAGACATCGTCGCCACACTGAAGAACAAGCTGCGAGAACTGCTCGCGCAGTCCGAATCTCCCATCGAGTACGCCGCCAGCGGGCCCACGGCGGTGATGGTGTGCGGCGTCAACGGCGCGGGGAAGACCACCTCCATCGCCAAGCTCGCCCACATGTTCAAGTCGCAGGGCAAGAGCGTGGTGCTGGGCGCCGGCGACACCTTCCGGGCCGCGGCGGTCGAGCAGCTAACGATCTGGTCCAACCGGCTCGGCGTGGCGATCGTCACCGGCGAGCCCAAGGCCCACCCGGCGAGCGTCGCCTACCGCGCCGTGGAGAAGGCGATCGCGGACAAGACCGACGTCTGCATCGTCGACACCGCGGGCCGATTGCAGACGCAGGTCAACTTGATGACCGAGCTCACCAAGATCCGCGACGCGATCGCCAAGCAGATCCCCGAGGCGCCGCACGAGGTGCTGTTGGTGCTCGACGCCACGACCGGGCAGAACGGCATCAGCCAAGCCGCCAAGTTTGCCGAGGCCGCGGGGTGCACCGGGATCGTGCTGGCGAAGCTCGACGGCACCGCCAAAGGGGGCGTGGTGGTCGCCATCCGCCAGCAGTTGAACCTGCCGGTCAAGTTCATCGGCGTCGGCGAGCAGCACGAAGACTTCGCCGCGTTCGACTCTAACCAGTTTGTCGACGCCCTATTCGCCGACGCGCTGGGCGTTTAG
- the ribH gene encoding 6,7-dimethyl-8-ribityllumazine synthase yields MPRRIQPADIAAESRFAIVVAEWNKSITARLQDGAMQAFAEHNVEAARIDIVWVPGAWEIPVAVQRLAETRRYAGVLALGAVIKGETTHDEFINQGLSYALMRVALDCRTPVLCGVLTCNTMEQAIQRAGGSVGNKGVECAEAAIRMAGLLTAIDLHG; encoded by the coding sequence GTGCCAAGACGTATCCAGCCCGCCGACATCGCCGCCGAATCGCGATTTGCGATCGTCGTTGCCGAGTGGAATAAATCGATCACCGCCAGGCTCCAAGACGGCGCGATGCAGGCGTTCGCGGAGCACAACGTTGAGGCCGCCCGGATCGATATCGTGTGGGTGCCCGGCGCGTGGGAGATCCCGGTCGCCGTGCAACGGTTGGCCGAAACGCGTCGGTACGCCGGAGTGCTGGCCCTGGGGGCGGTGATCAAGGGAGAAACCACGCACGACGAGTTCATCAACCAGGGGCTCAGTTACGCCCTGATGCGGGTCGCCCTCGATTGCCGCACGCCCGTCCTATGCGGCGTGCTGACCTGCAACACGATGGAGCAGGCGATCCAGCGGGCAGGCGGATCGGTCGGCAACAAGGGAGTGGAGTGCGCCGAGGCCGCCATCCGGATGGCGGGGCTGCTCACGGCAATCGATCTGCACGGCTAG
- the polA gene encoding DNA polymerase I produces MTPSDQPSPVAPGTGAPPSGWSVYVVDCHSLIFQVFHAIPEMTSPQGEPVSAVFGFTRDLLFLIEEKRPDALICVFDPPGGTFRDEIYDAYKAGRSSMPEDLSSQIPKIQQVIAALGAPVVTVPRFEADDVLATIARWCDEAGAECRLVTGDKDCRQLITDRVSVLNIRKNQEYDAAALAADWGIRPDQVCDFQALVGDKVDNIPGVPSIGPKSAKELLDRFGNLAAVLDGAEQIKGAKRAKLLQHRADAELSRRLVELDRFVPLDPDWPAWKLGAPDAESLSELMREYGFRGLGDRAKQLAQGATGEPVADDWQAEYRTVTSLEELAELVARARRAGRVCVDTETTAKSPRHAELVGVALAWEPGEAYYVPVRGPAGDAVLPLAGVVETLRPLLEDPTIGKIGQNLKYDLVVLRGVGLRVSGVEFDTMIASYLLGAGERNHGLDELSLRRLGHETIKITSLIGKGKDQKRMDEVPVAEVGPYAAEDADVPLRLLPILAQELAQNDLVQLNDEVETPLVPVLADLEYEGVRVDADQLAALSERFALRLDELQGEIETLAGGPFNIASPKQLADVLFNQLGLPVQKRTKTGPSTDADVLEALARLHPLPELIVQHRQFSKLKGTYVDALPELIHPGTGRVHCSLNQVVAATGRLSASDPNLQNIPVRTEAGREIRAAFTAREPGWRLLAADYSQIELRVLAHYSEDRGLCEAFASDRDIHTLVASQVGGVSIDEVTDAMRRGAKAVNFGIIYGQSPFGLARSLGIPKDEAARFISDYFERYPGVLDFIETTLAACRRDGMVRTLLGRKRAISGVRPRPRSAELFDRRATPPQLTLPERTAVNTVIQGTAADLIKLAMLAVHRQIEENGLRSRMILQIHDELLFDAPEEEIDPLAALVREQMQGVAQLRVPLKVDIKTGKNWAEC; encoded by the coding sequence ATGACCCCCAGCGACCAACCGTCCCCGGTCGCCCCCGGCACGGGCGCGCCCCCGTCGGGCTGGAGCGTCTACGTGGTGGACTGCCATTCCCTTATTTTCCAGGTTTTCCACGCGATCCCGGAGATGACCAGCCCCCAGGGGGAGCCGGTTTCTGCCGTATTTGGCTTTACGCGGGACCTGCTGTTTTTGATCGAAGAGAAACGCCCAGACGCCTTGATCTGCGTCTTCGACCCCCCGGGGGGGACCTTCCGAGACGAGATCTACGACGCCTACAAGGCGGGGCGGAGCTCGATGCCGGAGGACCTCAGCAGCCAAATCCCCAAGATACAGCAGGTGATCGCCGCCCTTGGGGCGCCGGTGGTCACTGTCCCCAGGTTCGAGGCAGACGACGTGCTGGCGACGATCGCCCGTTGGTGCGACGAGGCGGGCGCGGAGTGCCGGTTGGTGACCGGCGACAAAGACTGCCGGCAGCTAATCACCGACCGGGTCTCCGTGCTGAATATCCGCAAGAACCAGGAGTACGACGCGGCCGCATTGGCTGCCGACTGGGGCATCCGGCCCGATCAGGTCTGCGATTTCCAGGCGCTGGTCGGCGACAAGGTCGACAACATCCCGGGGGTCCCATCCATCGGCCCCAAGAGCGCCAAGGAACTGCTTGATCGGTTCGGCAATCTGGCCGCGGTGCTCGACGGCGCCGAGCAGATTAAGGGGGCCAAACGCGCCAAGCTACTCCAGCATCGCGCAGATGCAGAGCTTTCCCGCCGGCTCGTGGAGCTAGACCGCTTCGTTCCGCTCGACCCCGACTGGCCGGCGTGGAAGTTGGGCGCCCCCGACGCAGAATCGCTCTCAGAGCTGATGCGGGAGTATGGGTTCCGTGGACTCGGAGACCGCGCCAAGCAGCTCGCCCAAGGCGCCACGGGCGAGCCTGTGGCCGACGACTGGCAGGCCGAGTACCGGACGGTTACTTCCCTCGAAGAACTCGCCGAGCTGGTCGCTCGGGCCCGCCGGGCAGGCCGGGTGTGCGTCGACACCGAGACCACCGCCAAGTCGCCGCGGCACGCAGAGCTGGTGGGCGTCGCCTTGGCGTGGGAGCCGGGCGAGGCGTACTACGTGCCGGTTCGCGGCCCGGCCGGCGACGCGGTGCTGCCGCTGGCCGGAGTGGTAGAGACGCTGCGGCCGCTGCTGGAAGACCCCACGATCGGCAAGATCGGACAGAACCTGAAGTACGACCTCGTCGTGCTTCGCGGCGTTGGTCTGCGTGTGTCGGGGGTCGAGTTCGACACCATGATCGCCAGCTACCTGCTGGGGGCCGGCGAACGGAACCACGGGCTCGACGAGTTGTCGCTCCGCCGCCTGGGCCACGAGACGATCAAGATCACAAGCCTGATCGGCAAGGGGAAAGACCAGAAGCGGATGGACGAGGTGCCGGTCGCGGAGGTCGGGCCCTACGCGGCGGAAGACGCCGACGTGCCGCTCAGGCTGCTGCCGATCCTGGCCCAGGAGCTGGCGCAAAACGACCTCGTCCAGCTCAACGACGAGGTAGAAACGCCCCTGGTGCCGGTGCTGGCCGACCTGGAGTACGAAGGAGTGCGTGTCGATGCGGACCAACTCGCCGCGCTGAGCGAGCGTTTCGCCCTGCGGCTCGACGAGTTGCAGGGAGAGATCGAGACGCTCGCGGGAGGGCCCTTCAACATCGCGTCTCCCAAGCAGCTCGCCGACGTGCTGTTTAACCAGTTGGGGCTGCCGGTGCAGAAACGAACCAAAACCGGCCCCAGTACAGACGCCGACGTGCTGGAGGCGCTCGCCCGACTCCACCCATTGCCCGAGCTAATCGTCCAGCACCGGCAGTTTTCCAAGCTCAAGGGGACGTACGTCGACGCCCTGCCCGAGCTGATCCACCCCGGAACCGGCCGCGTTCATTGCTCGCTGAATCAAGTGGTGGCCGCCACCGGCCGGCTGAGCGCCAGCGACCCGAACCTGCAGAACATCCCGGTCCGCACCGAAGCGGGCCGCGAAATCCGCGCCGCCTTCACCGCACGAGAGCCCGGCTGGCGGCTGCTGGCGGCCGACTATTCGCAGATCGAGCTCCGCGTGCTGGCCCACTACTCCGAGGACCGCGGTCTGTGCGAGGCGTTCGCCAGCGACCGGGACATCCACACATTGGTCGCGAGCCAGGTCGGGGGAGTATCGATCGACGAGGTCACCGACGCGATGCGACGCGGCGCTAAGGCCGTGAACTTCGGCATCATCTATGGCCAGAGCCCGTTCGGGCTGGCGCGGTCGCTGGGGATCCCCAAAGACGAAGCGGCGCGGTTCATTTCCGACTACTTTGAACGCTACCCGGGCGTGCTCGACTTCATCGAGACGACACTCGCCGCGTGCCGCAGAGACGGCATGGTGCGGACCCTACTGGGGCGCAAACGTGCGATCTCCGGAGTACGCCCCCGCCCGCGGTCGGCCGAGTTGTTCGACCGGCGTGCCACCCCCCCGCAGCTAACGCTTCCGGAGCGCACGGCCGTGAACACGGTGATTCAAGGGACCGCGGCCGACCTCATCAAGCTGGCGATGCTGGCCGTGCACCGGCAGATTGAGGAGAACGGGCTGAGGTCGCGGATGATCCTGCAGATCCACGATGAGCTGCTTTTCGACGCGCCGGAAGAAGAAATCGATCCCTTGGCCGCGTTGGTCCGCGAGCAGATGCAGGGTGTAGCTCAACTGCGAGTCCCGTTGAAGGTGGACATCAAGACCGGCAAGAACTGGGCCGAGTGTTAG
- a CDS encoding ammonium transporter, which produces MTFTLNRCGLLAMLMAALFALSTPLTAYAQEDSDSASVAAEEVAAEPVEEPADLGLGFAIDNAMLFMCAVLVFFMQAGFAMVEAGFNSSKNAVNILFKNSMDICVGVLLFYTIGFGIMYPFSYEKFTDQFDKISEEEPDEEAATAAIDKIKAENGYFAFGGFGLDHYTSVGRFSPETDWLFQAMFAATAATIVSGAVAGRMKVGGYLIYSAVITALIYPVSGMWKWGGGWLAQMGFMDFAGSAVVHGVGGFAGLAGAMIIGPRIGRYVDGKSIPMPGHSLPLAALGVFILWFGWYGFNPGSQLAFHETSNMNVAMHCAVTTTLAAGAGGLVATLLSWVLFGKPDLSMGLNGILGGLVGITACCDVMNNWEAMAVGSIAAVIVIAGVMLLDKLMIDDPVGAFPVHGLCGVWGCLAIGVFGKNSFMTQLIGTAAICGWAFVTMLALFLILKAVGLLRVSAEEEQKGLDVSEHGMAAYTH; this is translated from the coding sequence ATGACTTTTACGCTCAACCGATGCGGACTGCTGGCCATGCTTATGGCCGCGCTGTTCGCACTCTCAACGCCGCTCACGGCGTACGCTCAAGAAGACTCCGATTCGGCCTCGGTCGCAGCAGAAGAGGTGGCGGCCGAGCCGGTCGAGGAACCTGCCGATCTAGGCTTGGGCTTCGCGATCGACAATGCGATGCTGTTTATGTGTGCGGTACTGGTGTTCTTCATGCAGGCCGGCTTCGCCATGGTCGAAGCGGGCTTCAACAGCTCGAAGAACGCAGTGAATATCTTGTTCAAGAACTCGATGGACATCTGCGTCGGCGTGCTGCTGTTTTACACGATCGGCTTCGGGATCATGTATCCCTTTAGCTACGAGAAGTTCACGGATCAGTTCGACAAGATCTCCGAAGAGGAACCCGACGAAGAGGCTGCCACTGCAGCGATCGACAAGATCAAGGCCGAGAACGGTTACTTCGCGTTCGGTGGTTTCGGACTGGACCACTACACCTCGGTGGGACGATTCAGCCCGGAGACTGACTGGCTCTTTCAGGCGATGTTTGCCGCTACCGCAGCGACCATCGTCTCAGGCGCAGTTGCCGGCCGCATGAAGGTCGGCGGGTATCTGATCTATAGTGCGGTCATTACCGCGCTGATTTACCCCGTTAGCGGCATGTGGAAGTGGGGCGGAGGCTGGCTCGCCCAGATGGGCTTCATGGATTTCGCCGGCTCAGCCGTGGTGCACGGCGTCGGCGGCTTCGCCGGGCTTGCGGGGGCGATGATCATCGGACCGCGCATCGGTCGGTACGTCGATGGCAAATCGATCCCAATGCCTGGCCACAGCCTACCGCTCGCTGCATTGGGTGTATTCATCTTGTGGTTCGGCTGGTACGGGTTCAACCCCGGCAGTCAGCTCGCTTTCCACGAGACAAGCAACATGAATGTCGCTATGCATTGTGCCGTCACGACTACTCTGGCCGCCGGCGCCGGCGGTCTGGTTGCCACGCTTCTGAGCTGGGTGCTGTTCGGGAAGCCCGACCTCTCGATGGGCCTCAACGGCATCCTCGGTGGGTTGGTGGGCATTACCGCCTGCTGCGACGTGATGAACAACTGGGAAGCGATGGCTGTTGGCAGCATTGCTGCGGTGATCGTGATCGCGGGGGTCATGCTGCTCGACAAGCTCATGATCGACGATCCGGTTGGCGCGTTCCCGGTGCACGGTCTGTGCGGCGTGTGGGGTTGTCTTGCCATCGGCGTGTTCGGCAAGAACAGCTTTATGACGCAGTTGATCGGCACCGCCGCGATCTGCGGCTGGGCGTTTGTCACGATGCTGGCTCTGTTCTTGATCCTCAAGGCCGTCGGGCTGCTGCGGGTCTCTGCTGAAGAAGAGCAGAAGGGCCTCGACGTGAGCGAGCACGGCATGGCCGCTTACACGCACTAA
- the coaE gene encoding dephospho-CoA kinase (Dephospho-CoA kinase (CoaE) performs the final step in coenzyme A biosynthesis.) yields MTFTIGILGGIASGKSTVTQLLAERGAVVLDADAAAHAVLQEPDVAAAMAERWGRGVVDAAGQVDRKAVASKIFSDGPDAEADRAFAESLIHPRVRSRLLSERATLIGRPDSVAVLDVPLLLEVGWHTDCDLLVFVSAPNADRRARAAQRGWTDQELAKREAAQAPISEKRAAAQEVIENSGSIDDLRGRVARLWDERVRPLLEENRDK; encoded by the coding sequence ATGACGTTTACCATCGGAATCCTGGGCGGAATCGCCAGCGGCAAAAGCACCGTGACCCAGTTGCTGGCCGAGCGGGGCGCGGTGGTGCTCGACGCGGACGCCGCGGCCCATGCCGTGCTCCAGGAACCGGACGTGGCCGCCGCGATGGCGGAGCGGTGGGGCAGGGGGGTGGTAGACGCCGCCGGGCAGGTCGACCGAAAAGCGGTCGCTTCCAAGATTTTTTCTGACGGCCCCGATGCCGAGGCAGACCGGGCCTTCGCCGAAAGCCTGATCCACCCACGCGTCCGCAGCCGGCTGCTGAGCGAACGCGCCACGCTGATAGGTCGGCCTGATAGCGTCGCGGTGCTCGACGTACCGCTGCTGCTGGAGGTAGGATGGCACACCGACTGCGACCTGCTGGTCTTCGTATCGGCCCCAAACGCAGACCGCCGGGCCAGAGCGGCCCAACGTGGCTGGACCGACCAAGAGCTGGCTAAGCGCGAAGCGGCCCAGGCGCCGATCTCAGAGAAACGAGCAGCGGCCCAGGAAGTAATCGAGAACAGCGGCTCGATCGACGACCTTCGCGGCCGGGTGGCTCGGCTCTGGGACGAGCGGGTTCGGCCCCTGCTTGAAGAAAATCGGGACAAATAG
- a CDS encoding P-II family nitrogen regulator produces the protein MKLIIAIVQPNKLEDVKTALSEVEVVRLTIMDVQGFGRQKGQTELYRGHEIGVNLLRKVQLQIAVNDEFVEPTVNAIIKGGRTGDHGEIGDGKIFVLPLEDCVRIRTGERGPEAI, from the coding sequence ATGAAGCTTATTATTGCGATTGTTCAGCCGAACAAACTGGAGGACGTAAAGACTGCGCTCTCCGAGGTAGAGGTGGTTCGCCTCACCATCATGGACGTGCAGGGCTTCGGCCGGCAGAAGGGGCAGACGGAGCTCTACCGCGGACACGAGATCGGCGTCAACCTGCTGCGTAAGGTGCAGCTCCAGATCGCGGTGAACGACGAGTTTGTGGAGCCCACCGTCAACGCCATCATCAAGGGCGGCCGCACCGGCGACCACGGCGAGATCGGCGACGGCAAGATCTTTGTCCTGCCGCTGGAAGACTGCGTGCGGATCCGCACGGGAGAGCGTGGGCCCGAGGCGATTTAG